In bacterium, a single genomic region encodes these proteins:
- a CDS encoding ATP-binding protein: MAETDAKTATPLPPVHARGERPIPFHRTLRFRLGVTLAVVIAASAGVFAFLMIAHTRSEILAQAISHSRQTAEIIRRSTRFAMLQNHREQVARIIDAVSRTRGVEKIRIFDREGRIITSTDPQEVGSRVDKSAEACYRCHAAGKPLSQLPGTERHRIYSSPAGHRILGTIDVIRNEIACSTADCHAHPGSVTVLGVLDIAYSLDAFDAGQRGDILKLAGLSGLLALVILVAVILVLNRHVYQPLGDLEAGARLVSAGNREHLIPVRRPDEIGHLANSFNQMTLALKESEHGLAEWAHTLEAKVAQKTRELRFAEAKTAHAEKLTSVGLLAAGIAHEINNPLTGVLTFAHLVRAKLPEGSTEAEDMDVIIRETKRCAGIIKRLLDFAREKKPEAARADLNAVVRETVEFVEHQAGFQNVAFALALDPQLPQVWMDPNQIKQVVMNLVVNARDAMAERGRLEVRSRELPAPVVTASGQPPTRAVELTFTDTGCGIPRENLPKIFDPFFTSKDPGKGVGLGLSVGYSIIRAHGGSIDVASEVGHGTTFRIVLPVDGRPPEGGREGHAS, encoded by the coding sequence CCCCGTGCACGCCCGGGGGGAGCGCCCCATACCCTTCCATCGCACCCTGCGCTTCCGCCTCGGGGTGACCCTCGCCGTGGTGATCGCGGCCTCCGCCGGCGTCTTCGCCTTCCTCATGATCGCCCACACCCGCAGCGAGATCCTCGCGCAGGCGATCTCGCACAGCAGGCAGACGGCGGAGATCATCCGGCGCAGCACCCGCTTCGCGATGCTCCAGAACCACCGGGAGCAGGTGGCGCGGATCATCGACGCCGTGAGCCGCACCCGCGGCGTCGAGAAGATCCGGATCTTCGACCGCGAGGGGAGGATCATCACGTCGACGGATCCGCAGGAGGTCGGCAGCCGGGTCGACAAGAGCGCGGAGGCCTGCTACCGCTGCCACGCCGCCGGCAAGCCCCTGTCGCAGCTGCCGGGCACCGAACGGCACCGCATCTACAGCTCCCCCGCGGGGCACCGCATCCTCGGCACGATCGACGTCATCCGCAACGAGATCGCCTGCTCGACCGCGGACTGCCACGCGCACCCGGGCTCGGTCACCGTGCTCGGGGTCCTCGACATCGCCTACTCGCTCGACGCCTTCGACGCGGGCCAGCGCGGGGACATCCTCAAGCTCGCCGGCCTCTCGGGCCTCCTCGCCCTCGTCATCCTCGTCGCGGTGATCCTCGTGCTCAACCGCCACGTGTACCAGCCGCTTGGCGACCTCGAGGCCGGTGCGCGGCTGGTCTCGGCCGGGAACCGCGAGCACCTGATCCCGGTGCGCCGCCCGGACGAGATCGGGCACCTCGCCAACTCCTTCAACCAGATGACGCTGGCCCTCAAGGAGTCCGAGCACGGCCTCGCCGAGTGGGCGCACACCCTCGAGGCCAAGGTCGCCCAGAAGACGCGCGAGCTGCGCTTCGCCGAGGCGAAGACGGCGCACGCGGAGAAGCTGACCTCGGTCGGGCTGCTGGCGGCGGGGATCGCCCACGAGATCAACAACCCCCTCACCGGCGTGCTGACCTTCGCGCACCTGGTCCGCGCCAAGCTCCCCGAAGGGAGCACCGAGGCCGAGGACATGGACGTCATCATCCGCGAGACCAAGCGCTGCGCGGGGATCATCAAGCGACTGCTGGACTTCGCCCGCGAGAAGAAGCCGGAGGCCGCGCGGGCCGACCTCAACGCGGTGGTGCGCGAGACGGTCGAGTTCGTCGAGCACCAGGCGGGCTTCCAGAACGTGGCGTTCGCGCTCGCGCTCGACCCGCAGCTGCCGCAGGTCTGGATGGACCCGAACCAGATCAAGCAGGTCGTGATGAACCTCGTCGTCAACGCCCGGGACGCGATGGCCGAGCGCGGCCGGCTCGAGGTGCGCTCGCGCGAACTGCCCGCGCCGGTGGTCACGGCCTCGGGGCAGCCGCCCACGCGGGCGGTCGAGCTGACCTTCACGGACACGGGCTGCGGGATCCCCCGGGAGAACCTGCCGAAGATCTTCGACCCCTTCTTCACCTCCAAGGATCCGGGCAAGGGGGTCGGGCTCGGCCTTTCGGTGGGCTACAGCATCATCAGGGCGCACGGCGGGTCGATCGACGTGGCGAGCGAGGTCGGCCACGGCACCACGTTCCGCATCGTGCTCCCCGTGGACGGGAGACCGCCGGAGGGCGGGAGGGAGGGGCATGCCAGCTAG
- a CDS encoding sigma-54 dependent transcriptional regulator, whose product MPARILVVDDEEVVCRAVARILDGKGHQIETVTNGVEGLRRVEATAYDLVILDIMMPEVSGLDILQRVKESQPDTDVIMITGLSQIETAVQSMKLGAFDYIPKPFTPEELSISVERSLERRRLLRENTLLRAEAGSKYRFENIIGSSPQMQNVYRLIAKCAPTNSTVFISGESGTGKELIARAIHYNSLRKDRPFVPVDCGSLSETLLESELFGHVKGAFTGAVANKQGLFKVADGGTLFLDEIGNISLATQAKLLRVLQEHEFKPVGDTRSQPSNIRLITATNLDLKALVGHGKFREDLLYRINVFPIVLPPLRDRREDIPALAYHFLKTFSDELGKRVREISPEALNLLLNHDWPGNIRELENTIHRAVILTNDHVISQAHLSSILELVPRLEANVPTSAEELKRVKKTIREKSVERIEKLFVLEALRRNGWSVTRSAEETGMQRTNFQALMKKYGIRVRGAAGAVQEPDDAGAEDAGEDDAED is encoded by the coding sequence ATGCCAGCTAGGATACTGGTCGTCGACGACGAGGAGGTGGTCTGCCGGGCCGTGGCCCGCATCCTCGACGGCAAGGGGCACCAGATCGAGACGGTCACCAATGGCGTCGAGGGGCTGCGGCGCGTGGAGGCGACCGCGTACGATCTCGTGATCCTCGACATCATGATGCCGGAGGTCTCGGGGCTGGACATCCTGCAGCGGGTCAAGGAGAGCCAGCCGGACACCGATGTCATCATGATCACCGGCCTGTCGCAGATCGAGACCGCGGTGCAGTCGATGAAGCTCGGCGCCTTCGACTACATCCCGAAGCCCTTCACCCCGGAGGAGCTGAGCATCTCGGTCGAGCGCTCGCTGGAGCGCCGGCGCCTGCTGCGCGAGAACACGCTGCTGCGCGCCGAGGCCGGCTCGAAGTACCGGTTCGAGAACATCATCGGCTCCTCGCCGCAGATGCAGAACGTCTACCGGCTCATCGCCAAGTGCGCGCCGACGAACAGCACGGTCTTCATCAGCGGCGAGAGCGGCACCGGCAAGGAGCTGATCGCGCGGGCGATCCACTACAACAGCCTGCGCAAGGACCGGCCGTTCGTCCCCGTGGACTGCGGCAGCCTCAGCGAGACGCTGCTCGAGAGCGAGCTCTTCGGGCACGTCAAGGGCGCCTTCACCGGCGCGGTGGCCAACAAGCAGGGGCTGTTCAAGGTCGCCGACGGCGGCACGCTCTTCCTCGACGAGATCGGCAACATCTCGCTCGCGACGCAGGCCAAGCTGCTGCGCGTGCTCCAGGAACACGAGTTCAAGCCCGTCGGCGACACGCGCTCGCAGCCCTCGAACATCCGGCTGATCACGGCGACGAACCTCGACCTCAAGGCGCTCGTCGGGCATGGGAAGTTCCGCGAGGACCTGCTGTATCGCATCAACGTCTTCCCGATCGTGCTGCCGCCGCTGCGCGACCGGCGCGAGGACATCCCGGCGCTGGCGTACCACTTCCTCAAGACCTTCAGCGACGAGCTGGGCAAGCGCGTGCGCGAGATCTCCCCCGAGGCGCTGAACCTGCTGCTCAACCACGACTGGCCCGGCAACATCCGCGAGCTGGAGAACACGATCCACCGCGCGGTGATCCTCACCAACGACCACGTCATCAGCCAGGCGCACCTCTCGAGCATCCTCGAGCTGGTGCCGCGCCTGGAGGCGAACGTGCCGACGAGCGCCGAGGAGCTCAAGCGCGTCAAGAAGACGATCCGCGAGAAGTCGGTCGAGCGCATCGAGAAGCTCTTCGTGCTCGAGGCTTTGCGGCGCAACGGCTGGAGCGTGACCAGGAGCGCCGAGGAGACGGGGATGCAGCGCACGAACTTCCAGGCGCTGATGAAGAAGTACGGCATCCGCGTGCGCGGCGCCGCCGGCGCGGTCCAGGAGCCGGATGACGCTGGCGCCGAGGACGCCGGGGAGGACGACGCCGAGGACTAG